The following proteins come from a genomic window of Spea bombifrons isolate aSpeBom1 chromosome 10, aSpeBom1.2.pri, whole genome shotgun sequence:
- the CDH15 gene encoding cadherin-15 isoform X2 has translation MAVQESPDKDTSVLYLWRERSLRIGGIQRVKRAWVIPVISVPENNKNIPTVLVQIKSDKQHLGKVIYSIKGAGVDEEPKGIFSINKITGAVNLNAVLDREKTKRFKLRAFAVDSGGVTLEEPTDLEIVVIDQNDNRPVFSQRVFHGHVLEGAVPGTLVMTVEATDADDPETDNAVLRYSIIQQDAPEMFSINQETGEIRTVQVGLDREVVGSYNLTIQVADMFGQGLATTAKAVITIGDVNDHPPEFTQDEIVMEVPEHCSGLDIGRMNVTDKDLPLSSNWNARFSIVGGDPRGAFSIRTDPQTNQGILSVVKPLDYEEKAQHHLIVSAENQAPLSPSAPRTAHSQTRVTVIVKNINEAPVFPQNPKSVRVIENTPPGSEVTVYSAIDPDTAEAQEIRYSLVSDPADWLELDPHSGRIRTRYTLDRKSPLLHRGWYTALIAASDNALPPLSATGTLSVEVLEMNDHAPVLWQHSRELCSSPHTAHGILLSASDEDMEPQAQPFQFQFDPSFAELTQNWTISHLNGTHALLQLLSEMQEGVYMLPLLVSDSGDPPLDQVQLLNVSVCSCDDIGTCRGGAAALFSNGSGISLGALLIILGSIALLLFLALLLLLFRCASSSPGHKGLLSDSEDDVRDNILNYNEQGGGEEDQDAYDMNRLRNPELPVPPSPRLKPPIRRDAPYSQTLPRYPRRPSERPSDIADFIHDGLQAADSDPSVPPYDTALIYDYEGEGSVAGTLSSVISSEEDCEQDYDYLHEWGPRFRRLADMYGYQ, from the exons ATGGCCGTACAAGAATCCCCCGACAAGGATACCTCTGTGCTATACCTATGGAGAGAGCGAAGCCTCAGGATCGGTGGCATTCAGAGGGTTAAAAGAGCCTGGGTGATTCCCGTAATCAGCGTTCCTGAGAACAATAAGAACATCCCCACGGTACTCGTGCAG ATTAAGTCAGACAAGCAGCACCTTGGCAAGGTGATATACAGTATCAAGGGCGCTGGCGTGGATGAGGAGCCCAAGGGAATCTTCTCTATCAACAAAATCACAGGGGCTGTGAACCTCAACGCTGTGCTGGATCGAGAGAAGACCAAGCGCTTCAAG CTCCGTGCGTTTGCCGTGGATAGCGGAGGGGTGACCCTGGAGGAACCCACCGACCTGGAGATCGTGGTGATCGACCAGAATGATAACCGTCCAGTCTTTTCACAAAGAGTATTCCATGGACATGTGTTGGAAGGAGCCGTACCGG GAACTCTTGTTATGACAGTGGAAGCCACGGATGCAGATGACCCGGAGACGGACAATGCCGTGCTGAGGTATTCCATCATACAGCAGGATGCTCCAGAGATGTTCAGCATCAACCAGGAGACGGGGGAGATCAGGACTGTCCAAGTGGGACTGGACAGAGAG GTGGTGGGATCGTACAACTTGACCATACAGGTGGCTGATATGTTTGGGCAGGGACTTGCCACCACTGCCAAGGCTGTCATAACCATCGGTGACGTCAATGACCACCCTCCTGAATTCACGCAGGATGAG ATCGTCATGGAGGTTCCGGAACACTGCAGCGGATTGGACATCGGAAGAATGAATGTGACCGACAAGGATCTCCCTCTGTCCTCCAACTGGAACGCACGTTTCTCTATCGTAGGGGGAGACCCTCGGGGGGCATTCTCCATACGTACCGATCCTCAGACCAATCAGGGAATCTTATCTGTTGTCAAG CCCCTGGATTACGAAGAGAAGGCGCAGCATCATCTAATAGTCTCGGCTGAGAACCAAGCCCCTCTCAGCCCGTCAGCCCCCAGGACCGCGCACTCCCAGACTCGCGTTACCGTCATTGTGAAGAACATAAATGAAGCCCCCGTCTTCCCGCAGAATCCCAAATCGGTGAGAGTGATAGAGAACACTCCACCGGGGAGCGAGGTCACGGTGTATTCTGCCATCGACCCGGACACTGCCGAAGCCCAGGAGATCAG GTATTCCCTGGTTTCTGACCCCGCTGACTGGTTGGAGCTGGATCCGCACTCTGGCCGCATACGCACTCGCTACACCCTGGACCGGAAGTCTCCGTTGCTGCACAGAGGGTGGTATACAGCGCTGATCGCAGCCAGCGATAACG CCTTGCCGCCCCTTAGTGCCACGGGCACGCTGTCGGTGGAAGTGCTGGAGATGAATGACCACGCTCCTGTCCTGTGGCAGCATTCTAGGGAGCTCTGCAGCAGTCCGCACACGGCCCACGGCATCCTGCTCAGCGCCAGCGATGAGGACATGGAACCACAAGCCCAACCATTCCAGTTTCAGTTTGATCCGTCGTTTGCAGAGCTGACCCAAAACTGGACCATCAGCCACCTCAATG GTACCCACGCGCTGTTGCAGCTCCTCTCTGAAATGCAGGAGGGGGTGTACATGCTGCCGCTGTTGGTGTCGGATTCCGGAGACCCTCCATTGGATCAGGTTCAGCTGCTGAACGTGTCGGTGTGTTCGTGCGATGATATCGGGACCTGCAGAGGAGGCGCAGCCGCCCTGTTTAGCAACGGCTCTGGGATAAGCCTGGGTGCTCTCCTCATCATCCTGGGCAGCATCGCTCTCCTCCTGT TTTTAGCGCTCCTGCTGTTGCTGTTCCGCTGCGCCTCCAGCAGTCCCGGACACAAAGGTCTCCTGTCCGACTCGGAGGATGACGTGCGGGACAACATTCTTAACTACAACGAGCAGGGAGGCGGCGAGGAGGATCAG GATGCCTATGACATGAACCGCCTGCGGAACCCCGAGCTGCCCGTTCCTCCCTCTCCTCGGCTGAAGCCTCCTATCCGTAGAGATGCTCCGTACAGCCAAACGCTGCCCCGATACCCTCGCAGGCCATCCGAGCGGCCATCTGACATCGCGGACTTCATTCACGAT GGTCTACAAGCGGCAGATTCTGACCCCAGCGTCCCTCCTTATGACACAGCCCTGATTTATGACTACGAGGGAGAGGGGTCAGTGGCAGGAACACTCAGCTCCGTCATATCCTCCGAGGAAGACTGCGAGCAGGACTACGACTACCTGCATGAATGGGGACCCCGATTTCGCCGGCTGGCGGACATGTATGGGTACCAGTGA
- the SLC22A31 gene encoding putative solute carrier family 22 member 31, with translation MDFDGRVWPLVGGFGRYTRLVAAASWLPNVALALGFFSELLYSAPTGYQCRGDPGVSSGPCDGNSTGPAPGNRSDNCPTGWEYDPQGWLQNNIITQWDLVCDSRWKVPLEHICNLSGWLLGYVVSGFICDRWGRRTAFILSLVLGLPLGVAMSFSPGYVSFLLLRGGFSAALAGIFLSFYIARLELCPPGHRLMVTMIGGFFWVAGELLLPGLGSLCSDWRLLQGAITGTLLLLGTYWGCHTLFPESPRWLLATQQLEPCKAKLLFFSRANGAESGEDLSGPEGLFTEIDSTCEGFPRPRYYTICSILGTRLIWKNTMILGFATFIGCGIKPCFTRNLQTLGPYITYFLQAGNELLACALLCISANHWGRRSVLLICTILTGFCSLLLLALTQYLFSGASVALSVLGSLCAHAMVMLSVFYASEVLPTVIRGSGVGLILGISMVGRAALPIIELHQKSGFFLHHVVLSSFCILLVLSLLLLPETKRKSLPETLRHGENLRRPPLLLTPSQDSVPLLAHGKTRTDYNPDSYARLASATKKMLTRDASGSKNAEARTPLSKA, from the exons ATGGACTTTGACGGGCGAGTGTGGCCCCTGGTGGGTGGCTTTGGGCGCTATACCCGCCTAGTGGCCGCCGCGTCTTGGTTGCCCAACGTGGCCCTGGCTCTGGGGTTCTTTTCGGAGCTGCTGTATTCTGCCCCCACGGGGTATCAGTGCAGGGGCGACCCCGGTGTAAGCAGCGGACCCTGCGATGGCAACAGCACCGGCCCGGCACCGGGCAACCGTTCAGATAACTGCCCCACCGGCTGGGAGTACGACCCGCAAGGCTGGCTTCAGAACAACATCATCACGCAG TGGGACCTGGTATGTGACAGTCGCTGGAAGGTGCCGTTGGAACACATCTGCAACCTGAGCGGCTGGCTCCTCGGCTACGTCGTCTCCGGATTTATCTGTGACCG ATGGGGACGGCGCACTGCCTTCATTTTGTCCCTGGTGCTGGGGCTGCCCCTCGGCGTGGCGATGTCCTTCTCGCCCGGGTACGTCAGCTTCCTCCTCCTGAGGGGCGGCTTCAGCGCAGCGCTGGCCGGCATTTTCCTGTCCTTCTACATAGCGA GGCTGGAGCTGTGTCCCCCCGGCCACCGTCTCATGGTGACAATGATCGGGGGCTTTTTCTGGGTGGCTGGAGAGCTGCTGTTACCGGGTCTGGGATCTCTGTGCTCCGACTGGAGGCTGCTGCAGGGAGCCATCACCGGTACCCTGCTTCTCTTGGGGACGTACTGGGG CTGCCATACGCTTTTCCCGGAGTCTCCGCGGTGGCTCCTGGCTACTCAGCAGCTGGAGCCATGCAAGGCCAAGCTCCTCTTCTTCTCCAGGGCAAACGGGGCAGAAAGCGGAGAGGATCTGTCTGGTCCGGAGGGTCTGTTCACAG AGATTGACTCCACCTGCGAAGGCTTCCCGCGGCCGCGTTATTACACCATCTGCAGCATCTTGGGGACCCGTCTGATCTGGAAGAACACAATGATACTTGGCTTCGCCAC GTTCATCGGCTGTGGCATCAAGCCCTGCTTCACCCGGAACCTGCAGACGCTCGGCCCGTATATTACGTATTTCTTGCAAGCTGGGAATGAGCTCCTGGCCTGCGCCCTGCTCTGCATCTCTGCCAACCACTGGGGGCGCCGCAGCGTCCTCCTCATCTGCACCATCCTGACGGGCTTCTGCTCACTCCTGCTCCTGGCGCTCACACAAT ATCTGTTCTCTGGAGCGTCGGTGGCCTTATCGGTGTTGGGATCCCTGTGTGCGCATGCCATGGTGATGCTGAGTGTCTTCTATGCCAGCGAGGTGCTTCCAACAGTGATCAG GGGCTCTGGTGTGGGTTTGATTTTGGGGATCAGCATGGTGGGCCGAGCCGCGCTGCCAATCATCGAGCTTCACCAGAAATCCGGCTTCTTCCTGCACCACGTTGTCCTTTCGTCCTTCTGCATTCTGTTGGTTCTGAGCCTCCTTCTCCTGCCCGAAACCAAAAGGAAGAGTCTCCCGGAAACCCTGCGGCACGGAGAGAACTTACGCCGCCCGCCGCTTCTCCTTACCCCCAGCCAAGACTCAGTACCGCTGCTCGCCCACGGCAAGACCCGCACAGACTACAACCCTGACAGCTACGCGCGGCTCGCGAGTGCAACGAAGAAAATGCTCACTCGGGACGCATCGGGATCCAAAAACGCGGAGGCAAGGACGCCTCTGAGCAAAGCCTGA
- the CDH15 gene encoding cadherin-15 isoform X1, whose product MGSSIPLTMCFLMPILCQVLCMAVQESPDKDTSVLYLWRERSLRIGGIQRVKRAWVIPVISVPENNKNIPTVLVQIKSDKQHLGKVIYSIKGAGVDEEPKGIFSINKITGAVNLNAVLDREKTKRFKLRAFAVDSGGVTLEEPTDLEIVVIDQNDNRPVFSQRVFHGHVLEGAVPGTLVMTVEATDADDPETDNAVLRYSIIQQDAPEMFSINQETGEIRTVQVGLDREVVGSYNLTIQVADMFGQGLATTAKAVITIGDVNDHPPEFTQDEIVMEVPEHCSGLDIGRMNVTDKDLPLSSNWNARFSIVGGDPRGAFSIRTDPQTNQGILSVVKPLDYEEKAQHHLIVSAENQAPLSPSAPRTAHSQTRVTVIVKNINEAPVFPQNPKSVRVIENTPPGSEVTVYSAIDPDTAEAQEIRYSLVSDPADWLELDPHSGRIRTRYTLDRKSPLLHRGWYTALIAASDNALPPLSATGTLSVEVLEMNDHAPVLWQHSRELCSSPHTAHGILLSASDEDMEPQAQPFQFQFDPSFAELTQNWTISHLNGTHALLQLLSEMQEGVYMLPLLVSDSGDPPLDQVQLLNVSVCSCDDIGTCRGGAAALFSNGSGISLGALLIILGSIALLLFLALLLLLFRCASSSPGHKGLLSDSEDDVRDNILNYNEQGGGEEDQDAYDMNRLRNPELPVPPSPRLKPPIRRDAPYSQTLPRYPRRPSERPSDIADFIHDGLQAADSDPSVPPYDTALIYDYEGEGSVAGTLSSVISSEEDCEQDYDYLHEWGPRFRRLADMYGYQ is encoded by the exons GTCCTCTGTATGGCCGTACAAGAATCCCCCGACAAGGATACCTCTGTGCTATACCTATGGAGAGAGCGAAGCCTCAGGATCGGTGGCATTCAGAGGGTTAAAAGAGCCTGGGTGATTCCCGTAATCAGCGTTCCTGAGAACAATAAGAACATCCCCACGGTACTCGTGCAG ATTAAGTCAGACAAGCAGCACCTTGGCAAGGTGATATACAGTATCAAGGGCGCTGGCGTGGATGAGGAGCCCAAGGGAATCTTCTCTATCAACAAAATCACAGGGGCTGTGAACCTCAACGCTGTGCTGGATCGAGAGAAGACCAAGCGCTTCAAG CTCCGTGCGTTTGCCGTGGATAGCGGAGGGGTGACCCTGGAGGAACCCACCGACCTGGAGATCGTGGTGATCGACCAGAATGATAACCGTCCAGTCTTTTCACAAAGAGTATTCCATGGACATGTGTTGGAAGGAGCCGTACCGG GAACTCTTGTTATGACAGTGGAAGCCACGGATGCAGATGACCCGGAGACGGACAATGCCGTGCTGAGGTATTCCATCATACAGCAGGATGCTCCAGAGATGTTCAGCATCAACCAGGAGACGGGGGAGATCAGGACTGTCCAAGTGGGACTGGACAGAGAG GTGGTGGGATCGTACAACTTGACCATACAGGTGGCTGATATGTTTGGGCAGGGACTTGCCACCACTGCCAAGGCTGTCATAACCATCGGTGACGTCAATGACCACCCTCCTGAATTCACGCAGGATGAG ATCGTCATGGAGGTTCCGGAACACTGCAGCGGATTGGACATCGGAAGAATGAATGTGACCGACAAGGATCTCCCTCTGTCCTCCAACTGGAACGCACGTTTCTCTATCGTAGGGGGAGACCCTCGGGGGGCATTCTCCATACGTACCGATCCTCAGACCAATCAGGGAATCTTATCTGTTGTCAAG CCCCTGGATTACGAAGAGAAGGCGCAGCATCATCTAATAGTCTCGGCTGAGAACCAAGCCCCTCTCAGCCCGTCAGCCCCCAGGACCGCGCACTCCCAGACTCGCGTTACCGTCATTGTGAAGAACATAAATGAAGCCCCCGTCTTCCCGCAGAATCCCAAATCGGTGAGAGTGATAGAGAACACTCCACCGGGGAGCGAGGTCACGGTGTATTCTGCCATCGACCCGGACACTGCCGAAGCCCAGGAGATCAG GTATTCCCTGGTTTCTGACCCCGCTGACTGGTTGGAGCTGGATCCGCACTCTGGCCGCATACGCACTCGCTACACCCTGGACCGGAAGTCTCCGTTGCTGCACAGAGGGTGGTATACAGCGCTGATCGCAGCCAGCGATAACG CCTTGCCGCCCCTTAGTGCCACGGGCACGCTGTCGGTGGAAGTGCTGGAGATGAATGACCACGCTCCTGTCCTGTGGCAGCATTCTAGGGAGCTCTGCAGCAGTCCGCACACGGCCCACGGCATCCTGCTCAGCGCCAGCGATGAGGACATGGAACCACAAGCCCAACCATTCCAGTTTCAGTTTGATCCGTCGTTTGCAGAGCTGACCCAAAACTGGACCATCAGCCACCTCAATG GTACCCACGCGCTGTTGCAGCTCCTCTCTGAAATGCAGGAGGGGGTGTACATGCTGCCGCTGTTGGTGTCGGATTCCGGAGACCCTCCATTGGATCAGGTTCAGCTGCTGAACGTGTCGGTGTGTTCGTGCGATGATATCGGGACCTGCAGAGGAGGCGCAGCCGCCCTGTTTAGCAACGGCTCTGGGATAAGCCTGGGTGCTCTCCTCATCATCCTGGGCAGCATCGCTCTCCTCCTGT TTTTAGCGCTCCTGCTGTTGCTGTTCCGCTGCGCCTCCAGCAGTCCCGGACACAAAGGTCTCCTGTCCGACTCGGAGGATGACGTGCGGGACAACATTCTTAACTACAACGAGCAGGGAGGCGGCGAGGAGGATCAG GATGCCTATGACATGAACCGCCTGCGGAACCCCGAGCTGCCCGTTCCTCCCTCTCCTCGGCTGAAGCCTCCTATCCGTAGAGATGCTCCGTACAGCCAAACGCTGCCCCGATACCCTCGCAGGCCATCCGAGCGGCCATCTGACATCGCGGACTTCATTCACGAT GGTCTACAAGCGGCAGATTCTGACCCCAGCGTCCCTCCTTATGACACAGCCCTGATTTATGACTACGAGGGAGAGGGGTCAGTGGCAGGAACACTCAGCTCCGTCATATCCTCCGAGGAAGACTGCGAGCAGGACTACGACTACCTGCATGAATGGGGACCCCGATTTCGCCGGCTGGCGGACATGTATGGGTACCAGTGA